TCTACGTCAACCTAGGGCACTGGCACTTCGCACTTTTGGAGTGAGCCACATGGTTCATCACAGGGCGCAGTTAGGCGTTTATTTGCGCCTTCTTGATATCCCAGTACCTGGTCTTTATGGCCCTTCTGCTGACGAGGAAGGTAAATGAACTAAGACTTCCTGAAATAGTCGCAATGTATCGGGTGACAGCCAGTATATTGTGACTTTTTCTTGAAGCTTTTAAAACTTGCAAAATAAAAGCAAATCGTTTATTATGGACATCTCAGGTCTATAATGATATGATTATGTTATCCTAGACAAATAATTTAAGAAAGGGAGGAGGAATATGCAGTTTTCCAAAAGTACTGATTATGCTCTACATGCCTTATTTCATTTGGCTTACTCGGAGAGTAATCAAAACGTAGGTGTCAAGGAGTTATCCTCCACACTCGGGGTATCAGAGAGCTATTTATCTAAAATCATGTCTAAGCTGAGGCAGGACGGGATTGTACGAGCTGTACCAGGGGTAAAAGGTGGTTATGAGCTGGCTCGAACGCCTGAACAAATCACTTTTTTTGATGTTATCCAAGTCATTGAGGGCAGACAGCAGATGTTCGAATGCTCGAATTCAAAATCTCAGCAGCACCAGCTGTTAGCTAATGAAGGAGATGGGCTGGAAGAACAGGAACAGCCTAAAAGAAATGGCTGTTTGATTGAACAGGTGATGAAAGGTGCGGAACAGCGGTTGTACGAATATTTGCAAGAGAAAACGATTCAGTTCGTAGTGGACGAGGCGATTAAGAGAGGCTGGAATCCTGAAGCAAACAAGAAGTAATAGACTTCTTGTGCTTATATTATGGATATTGCAGGTCTACAAAAGGAGGATATATATAATGAAAAATGAACAATTAAACGATGTGACAATTATCGGTGGAGGTCCTGCAGGATTGAGTGCTGCACTTGTTCTAGGTAGAGCTAGAAAAAATGTTATCGTCATCGATGAAGCGAAACCGCGTAATGCGGTGACTCGCGAGACCCATGGATTTCTTACGCGTGACGGAGTTAGCCCTAGTGAATTTAGAAGACTTGCGAAGGAAGAGATCAGTGCCTATCCCTCTGTTTCCTTTGCACTGGAAAAGGCTGAGTCTATTACGGGAACAGATGGTCATTTTAAAATTATGACGACTCAAGGTAAGCTTTATGAGAGCAAAAAGGTTCTGTTTGCTATAGGTATGAAGGATCGACCATTGGACATTCCAGGGCTGACTGAAGTGTATGGAAAAAGCGCGTTTGTTTGTCCATATTGCGATGGATGGGAGCTAAGGGATCAACCGCTTGTTATCATTAATAAGGGGGCAGAGCTTATGCACTTTGCTCCATTGATTTCTGGATGGTCGAAGGATTTTACAATCTGTACAAACGGACCCGATGAGTTATCGGACTCAGAGCGTGAGGGACTGAAGCGCCAGGTGTCATTGCACGATTCTCCGATTAAACACATAGAATCAAAGGACGGGATTGTGCAGCAGGTTATTCTTGAGGACGGGACGAGCATTCCTTGTAGAGGTATCTTCTTCAAGCCAGATTTGGTTATGGGTTCAGATCTGCCGAAACAAATCGGATGCGAAATAACGGAAATAGGAACGGTAGCTATTGACCAGCTTGGGAAAACGAACATACCTGGTATTTATAGTGCTGGAGATTCAGCAACACGTATGCATCAAGCCATTGCTGCTGCTTCTATGGGTTCATTTGCCGCGGCAGGCATAAACAGTGAACTGAATGCAGAGGCTTGGATGGCAACTTTTAGTCCGAGAATGGTATAAGGCTCCATATACTTTTTAAACAAAAAGTTTATTAATTATGCCAGTTTGTTATACTATATAATTAGTTCGCGTTATTTCGCTGAATGGATGGCTTCAAAAATTTTACGATAAGTTAGGACCAGGTGAAACGATATGGCAACGTTAAAGGATATTGCAAGGGAAGCTAATGTTAGTGTGATGACTGTTTCTAACGTGATCCACAATAAAACGTCAAAGGTTTCCTCTGAAACAGTGGCACGGGTGCAAGCTATACTAAAGAAATATAATTATACTCCGAACATGAATGCTGGCTACATCAGCAAAACATGCGAGTCACACTGAACGTTCATCCTGCGGATGGTGTACGACCTCATGAAGAGATGTATGAAGAAATGGCGAAGGAGTTAGGTATTGATTACGTTAACGAGCATCCGATTCCTTTTAATATAGCAAGTCGAGCCTTTAGAGACGCGTATTTTACCTACTTACACCGACCCGAAGAAGCTAGAGGGGTGGATTTTTGGTGGATTGATTGGGAGCAGGGAACTACAAGTGGAGTCGAAGGCTTAGATCCACTATGGTTAAGGATAAGCTCTATCAATTATTCACAAGCTACGAAGAAAAGATAGATATTCTATCCGAGATGAGAAGTATGAACCTACAGAACGATCTATTTGATGCGTTATTAGAGGTCATGCTCGATTGATCAATTGATCAATGAATTCAAGACAAAGACGAGGTGCAGAACAGCTCAACTTATCAACCTCACGTTAGCAAGAAATGTATGGAAAAAAGAAAGAAGCATTAGATGTTGAATATCGCTTGCCCTTTGTACTTATTTTAATACCGTACGAAGGGCATTTTTTTGATCAAAGTTTAAAATTATTATTGACACGACACCAAAAGGTGACCTATAATTAAAACGCCACCAATTGGTGTTCAATTAGACAGTAGTTATCTAGGAAGTTTGGAATATGGATTAGTTTTACTTAAATTAAACTGAGGTGATGGCGAAATTATATCAATCCCTTAGTAATAAATGTATAGGAGAGGGTGTAGTGAGCGAGAATAATCAACAGCGTGATGTGTTTGACGCGATTGCAGATCCAACTAGGCGCCAACTCATTCATCTTTTAGCAGAGGCAGAGGAAAGACCGCTTTATGAGTTAACGGCTAAGTTCCAAATGGGCCGTACAGCGGTATCCAAGCACTTAACTATCCTTAAAGAGGCAGGACTAGTACATGACCGAAAAGTCGGCAGGGAAACGCGCTTTAAGCTGAATCCCAAACCACTCAGAGAAGTTCAAGATTGGGTGTCATTCTACAGCCAATTCTGGAGCGCGAATATGCTACGCTTGGAACAACTATTACAGGAGGAAGAGGAATGAGTTTAAAATTATCTTTGGATTTTCAGTACAAGACATCGATTGAGAGGCTTTGGACGGCATTAACTGATTCAGGAATGCTTGCCAAGTGGATTTTGGCTAATGATTTTAAACCTGTTGTAGGGCACTGTTTTCAGTTTCAGGCAGAGCCGAACGAATATTGGGATGGTCTTATTGAAGGTGAAGTCCTTATGGTAGACCCACCAAATCAGTTGTCCTATACCTGGGCAAGTGGAGATGAACAACACACAGTTATCTGGACACTTAAGGATCTAGGAGATGGAAATGTTAATCTTCATCTTGACCAAACTGGATTCTCAAATCCACATGGTCTAGCAGGAGCCAAGCATGGTTGGACGGCATGGAGTACTGAGCTTGAAAAGGTTTTAGGACAATAAAAGTATTCGGTTTAAGCTGAGAAAGATAGCTTGACCTTATTTATCATAAAGCGATTGCAAAAACCGGGTGCAAGTAGAGTATGTAGCCGGTTTATGTATGCTTCCCATACTCGAGTAAGCAAATTAACAAAATCGGAAGGATGTTAATGATGACTGAACCTAATCAGGAATATATCGTAATCTCGGCTGCAAGGGAAAACAATCTAAAGAATGTATCCTTGCGTATCCCGAAGCGTAAGATTACGATCTTCACCGGGGTATCTGGTTCCGGGAAATCGTCCATTGTCTTCGACACAATCGCCGCTGAGTCCACAAGATTGTTGAATGAGAATTTCAGTATGTTTGTGCGTAGCTTCCTGCCTACCTATCCACAGCCTGATGCTGATTCCATCGAAAATTTGAGCATGGCTGTTATTGTAGATCAGAAGCGGTTGGGAGGCGGGTCACATTCAACAATGGGGACGATTACAGATATTTCTCCCATTCTCCGACTTCTCTTCTCACGAGTGGGTCAGCCCATTGTTGGACATGCGAGTATGTTTTCGTTTAACGATCCGCAAGGTATGTGTCCTGAATGTAACGGGATCGGTCGTAAATTAGGCGTTGATATGAGTAAGGCGTTAGACATGTCAAAATCGTTGAATGAAGGGGCCATTTTATTACCTGACTATAAGGTAGATAGCTGGGATTGGTCCTTGGTTGTGCAGTCAGGCTCTTATGATGCAGATAAGAAGCTAAGTGAGTATGCTGATGAGGAGCTGGAAGAGCTGCTGTATGGCAAGGCGAGGAAAGTGAAGATGGATTTTGCCGGGAAGGCAACGAATATTACTGTGGAAGGTGTCATAGAGAAATTTAGCAACAAGTACATCAAGCAGGATGTGAAGGCGAAGTCTGAGCGCACACAAAAAGCAGTTGCTCCGTTCATCACAGAAGGTTCATGTCCTACTTGTCATGGAGCAAGGCTTAGTCAAGCCGCTCTTAACTGCAGGATCAATGGACTTAACATTGCGGAGATGTCCTCCATGGAGGTCGGCCAGCTCATTCGTGTTATTAGGGAGATTGACGATCCGGTCGCAGCGCCAGTAGTCAAGTCACTGATTGAGCGATTGCAGCACCTTGTAGAAATCGGACTTGACTACTTGTCTCTTGATCGTGAGACGGATACATTATCCGGGGGCGAGTCGCAGCGCGTAAAGATGGTCAAGCATCTTAGCGGTAGTTTGGTGGACGTTACCTATATTTTTGATGAGCCAAGCGTTGGCTTACATCCGCGTGATGTACACAGATTAAATGAATTACTTAAGAAGCTTCGTGATAAAGGTAACACGGTCATTGTGGTCGAGCATGACCCTGATGTGATTAAAGTGGCAGATCATATTGTTGATGTCGGTCCTCACGCCGGTAGCCGCGGGGGTACCATTGTATTTGAAGGAAGCTTTGAAAACCTGCTAGATTCCGATACGCTGACAGGCAATTATATGAAGAGACCACTCGTGCTGAAACAGGATTGCAGAAAGCCATCGGGTCAGCTACCGATTAAGAATGCCACATTGCATAATCTGCACAATGTGAGTGTAGACATTCCAACCGGCGTGCTAACAGTAATTACTGGCGTTGCAGGCTCAGGGAAAAGTACGCTGATTAACGAGGTGTTCCTCAGTCAGCATCCTGATGCAATCGTTATAGATCAATCATCTGTTGGCGTGTCCACACGTTCGAATCCAGCAACCTACACAGGAATTATGGATGATGTGCGTAAAGCGTTTGCTTCGGCGAACAAGGTCAATCAAGGATTGTTTAGCTTCAACTCCAAGGGAGCTTGTGAAAACTGTCAAGGCCTAGGAGTTGTCTATACAGACCTTGCTTTTCTCGAAAGCGTAAAGCTTCCATGTGAGGTTTGTGGAGGCAAACGATTCAAGGAAGAAGTACTCGCTTACAAGCTAAATGACAAGTCCATAGCTGAGGTGCTGGAGATGACTGTGGAGCAGGCGTTAGAATTTTTTCAGCTTAAAGAGGTTGTACGTAAGCTTCAGGCGATGAGCGATGTGGGACTAGACTATATTACACTCGGTCAGCCCCTCAGTACTCTTTCTGGCGGGGAATGCCAGCGTATTAAGCTAGCAAGCGAACTGCATAAGAAGGGCAGCATCTATGTGATGGACGAGCCTACGACTGGCCTACACATGTCAGATATTGGTCATCTTCTAGGCATCATGAACCGCCTAGTGGATGCGGGCAATACGGTTATTGTCATAGAGCATAATCTTGATGTAATCAGTCAAGCGGATTGGATCATTGATATGGGACCAGATGGGGGAAGCAAAGGTGGTCAAGTGGTATTTGAGGGTCAGCCATCACAGATGATTCATGCGGAGAAGTCCATCACTGGAAGATACTTGATGTAATACAGCAATAGATTGCTACGTTAAATGTGAATTTTTTCAGAAGAGTACGGTTTGCAAATTTAAAAAAGGGAGATGGGGAAATGAGTTTTTTCAAAGATTTCGTCTCAATTTTCAAAAAGAGGGAACTATTATTTTTAGAAAGCTACCAAGAATCTGAAGGTGTATATTCTTTTCTATTTGAAAAAGACAAAGATTTAACCTGGGAAGCAGGACAATATGGTTTGTTTAGTATTACACATAAGAAAGTAAAAAATCCTACAAAACCATTCAGTGTGGCCTCTGCTCCTACAGAGAATGTTATTAAAATCACAACGCGTATTAGTGATGCCCCAAGTGATTTTAAGAAAGCCTTAATAGAATTAAAACAGGGAATGAAAGTTAAGATGGGTGGACCTGTAGGGTCATTTTGTCTACAAGATAATAGTCCTTCCCTTCTGATTGCAGGTGGAATCGGAATTACACCATTTCGATCGATCCTAAAACAATTAGAGGCAGAAGGAAATGGCAGTAAGATGCCCATACATCTACTTTATATGGATGGTAAAAAGTCATACATCTATAAAGATGAGCTTGATGAAATGGCTAATAATACTTCAATTAGTGTAACGTACCTTGATTCAAGCCATGATTTAAATCAGGAAATTGATAAGTTTAATGCCAAATATAAAAACGATGGTAAATACTTTGTTGCCGGACCAAAGTCAATGGTAGATTCAGTCACTAGCTATTTGCAAAGTAATGATATTTCAAAACGGAATATTAAAAAAGATGCCTTTTATGGGTACTAGTTAAGAATAAATACGAATGGACATAATAATTTCTCTACAGATGAAGCTTCAGCGTTACTGCGCTGAAGCTTTTATACGTATCCAGGAGCCTAGTGATACATTCTATCAAATAATCGATACAAAAATACGAATAAATAATAGAGGTTGACAGGACACTGAATGGTGTCTTATAATTAAAAAGACACTGAATGGTGTCATAATCTCGAAGAGACACTACAAAAAGTTAAGTTAGGATTTCTATCCTTGCGCACACTTGGTCTGAAATCAAAAAGAGTGTCCTTTGGTACAATTTTAGGAGGGGGTGTTGTGAGCGAGAACAACCAGTTGCGGGACGTGTTTGCCGCTATTGCTGATCCTACTAGACGCAGACTAATTCGTCTGTTAGCAGAGGTAGAGGAGTTGCCGCTCCACGAGTTGACATCACAGTTTTCAATAGGCCGTACAGCGGTATCCAAGCATTTGACCATTCTCAAAGAGGTAGGACTGGTACTTGATCGAAAAGTCGGGAGAGAAACTCGATTTAGACTTAACGCCCATCCACTCAAAGAAATACAAGATTGGGTGGCTTTCTACAGTAAGTTTTGGAATATG
This region of Bacillus horti genomic DNA includes:
- a CDS encoding LacI family DNA-binding transcriptional regulator, with amino-acid sequence MATLKDIAREANVSVMTVSNVIHNKTSKVSSETVARVQAILKKYNYTPNMNAGYISKTCESH
- a CDS encoding SRPBCC family protein, encoding MSLKLSLDFQYKTSIERLWTALTDSGMLAKWILANDFKPVVGHCFQFQAEPNEYWDGLIEGEVLMVDPPNQLSYTWASGDEQHTVIWTLKDLGDGNVNLHLDQTGFSNPHGLAGAKHGWTAWSTELEKVLGQ
- a CDS encoding NAD(P)/FAD-dependent oxidoreductase, coding for MKNEQLNDVTIIGGGPAGLSAALVLGRARKNVIVIDEAKPRNAVTRETHGFLTRDGVSPSEFRRLAKEEISAYPSVSFALEKAESITGTDGHFKIMTTQGKLYESKKVLFAIGMKDRPLDIPGLTEVYGKSAFVCPYCDGWELRDQPLVIINKGAELMHFAPLISGWSKDFTICTNGPDELSDSEREGLKRQVSLHDSPIKHIESKDGIVQQVILEDGTSIPCRGIFFKPDLVMGSDLPKQIGCEITEIGTVAIDQLGKTNIPGIYSAGDSATRMHQAIAAASMGSFAAAGINSELNAEAWMATFSPRMV
- a CDS encoding excinuclease ABC subunit UvrA; amino-acid sequence: MTEPNQEYIVISAARENNLKNVSLRIPKRKITIFTGVSGSGKSSIVFDTIAAESTRLLNENFSMFVRSFLPTYPQPDADSIENLSMAVIVDQKRLGGGSHSTMGTITDISPILRLLFSRVGQPIVGHASMFSFNDPQGMCPECNGIGRKLGVDMSKALDMSKSLNEGAILLPDYKVDSWDWSLVVQSGSYDADKKLSEYADEELEELLYGKARKVKMDFAGKATNITVEGVIEKFSNKYIKQDVKAKSERTQKAVAPFITEGSCPTCHGARLSQAALNCRINGLNIAEMSSMEVGQLIRVIREIDDPVAAPVVKSLIERLQHLVEIGLDYLSLDRETDTLSGGESQRVKMVKHLSGSLVDVTYIFDEPSVGLHPRDVHRLNELLKKLRDKGNTVIVVEHDPDVIKVADHIVDVGPHAGSRGGTIVFEGSFENLLDSDTLTGNYMKRPLVLKQDCRKPSGQLPIKNATLHNLHNVSVDIPTGVLTVITGVAGSGKSTLINEVFLSQHPDAIVIDQSSVGVSTRSNPATYTGIMDDVRKAFASANKVNQGLFSFNSKGACENCQGLGVVYTDLAFLESVKLPCEVCGGKRFKEEVLAYKLNDKSIAEVLEMTVEQALEFFQLKEVVRKLQAMSDVGLDYITLGQPLSTLSGGECQRIKLASELHKKGSIYVMDEPTTGLHMSDIGHLLGIMNRLVDAGNTVIVIEHNLDVISQADWIIDMGPDGGSKGGQVVFEGQPSQMIHAEKSITGRYLM
- a CDS encoding ArsR/SmtB family transcription factor gives rise to the protein MSENNQQRDVFDAIADPTRRQLIHLLAEAEERPLYELTAKFQMGRTAVSKHLTILKEAGLVHDRKVGRETRFKLNPKPLREVQDWVSFYSQFWSANMLRLEQLLQEEEE
- a CDS encoding ArsR/SmtB family transcription factor — translated: MSENNQLRDVFAAIADPTRRRLIRLLAEVEELPLHELTSQFSIGRTAVSKHLTILKEVGLVLDRKVGRETRFRLNAHPLKEIQDWVAFYSKFWNMNMLRLNQLLEEEEK
- a CDS encoding RrF2 family transcriptional regulator, with protein sequence MQFSKSTDYALHALFHLAYSESNQNVGVKELSSTLGVSESYLSKIMSKLRQDGIVRAVPGVKGGYELARTPEQITFFDVIQVIEGRQQMFECSNSKSQQHQLLANEGDGLEEQEQPKRNGCLIEQVMKGAEQRLYEYLQEKTIQFVVDEAIKRGWNPEANKK
- a CDS encoding FAD-dependent oxidoreductase; the protein is MSFFKDFVSIFKKRELLFLESYQESEGVYSFLFEKDKDLTWEAGQYGLFSITHKKVKNPTKPFSVASAPTENVIKITTRISDAPSDFKKALIELKQGMKVKMGGPVGSFCLQDNSPSLLIAGGIGITPFRSILKQLEAEGNGSKMPIHLLYMDGKKSYIYKDELDEMANNTSISVTYLDSSHDLNQEIDKFNAKYKNDGKYFVAGPKSMVDSVTSYLQSNDISKRNIKKDAFYGY